One Gordonia mangrovi genomic region harbors:
- a CDS encoding Zn-ribbon domain-containing OB-fold protein, producing MTAPSVVAKPAPWPAFESVEFWAGANEHKLKIQRCSETLNYIYPPDTVSPWTRRETLEYVEVSGRATLYSYAGLSQAFHAGFADHLPYVIALVELEEQPGLRMITNIVGTPLEELSIGLPLIVDFDDRGEQTVPVFRVSKEL from the coding sequence GTGACCGCACCATCCGTCGTCGCCAAACCGGCTCCGTGGCCGGCATTCGAAAGTGTCGAGTTCTGGGCAGGCGCCAACGAACACAAGTTGAAGATCCAGCGCTGCAGCGAGACCCTCAATTACATCTATCCGCCGGACACGGTGTCGCCCTGGACTAGACGGGAAACCCTCGAATACGTCGAGGTCTCGGGGCGCGCGACCCTCTACAGCTATGCCGGCTTGAGCCAGGCCTTCCACGCCGGATTCGCCGATCATCTTCCGTATGTCATCGCCCTCGTCGAACTCGAAGAACAACCTGGCCTACGGATGATAACCAACATCGTCGGCACCCCGCTCGAAGAACTTTCGATCGGGCTTCCGCTCATCGTCGACTTCGACGACCGCGGCGAGCAGACCGTTCCGGTCTTCAGAGTGTCGAAGGAGCTGTGA
- a CDS encoding CaiB/BaiF CoA transferase family protein translates to MVEFANNAAGELVGKLFAQMGADVIKIEPPGGSPSRRIGPYLRDREDLEHSLTYWHYNVSKKSVVLDVLTESGRHRLTTLLGDADIFVFSGHLAEFRELGLSSELLTGLNPKLISIVITPFGLTGPWSELKSCDLVAFAASGVLANCGYDDHSIPPIRPTGNQTFHTAASFAHSAALLALIHRLSTGSGDFIDLAVHDAMAITVELANAYWFYPRVKIGRQTARLASPTQTAPAQFVCADGRHVVLVFILNEQKAWMIMLEWLDSHGLSMDLVDEAFLDPAYRQENFAHIHEVLEVFFLMIDAETAFREGQQRGMPIGAVYSPEEVLGIEHLRVREFFNEVDFADAASARTPGAPYRFSAFDERPPARSPRLGEHTSEVLPTAISVNR, encoded by the coding sequence GTGGTCGAGTTCGCCAACAATGCTGCCGGTGAGCTGGTTGGCAAGTTGTTTGCCCAAATGGGTGCGGACGTCATCAAGATCGAGCCCCCGGGCGGATCGCCCAGCCGTCGGATCGGACCGTATCTCCGCGACCGAGAGGATCTCGAACACAGTCTCACCTATTGGCATTACAACGTGAGCAAGAAGAGCGTTGTGCTTGACGTACTTACGGAGTCCGGACGACACCGTTTGACCACATTGCTCGGAGATGCCGACATATTCGTCTTCAGCGGTCATCTTGCCGAGTTCCGTGAACTCGGACTCTCAAGTGAACTGCTGACGGGGCTGAACCCGAAGCTGATCAGCATCGTGATCACCCCGTTCGGCCTCACCGGTCCGTGGTCCGAGTTGAAGTCGTGTGACCTCGTCGCGTTCGCGGCCAGTGGAGTTCTCGCAAATTGCGGCTATGACGACCACTCCATCCCGCCCATCAGGCCGACCGGCAACCAGACCTTTCACACGGCCGCGAGTTTCGCGCATTCAGCGGCCCTGCTGGCGTTGATCCACAGACTCTCCACTGGCAGTGGAGACTTCATTGATCTGGCCGTTCACGATGCGATGGCCATTACCGTCGAGCTGGCGAATGCGTATTGGTTCTACCCCAGGGTCAAGATCGGACGCCAGACTGCTCGCCTTGCATCACCGACTCAGACCGCACCTGCTCAGTTCGTGTGCGCCGACGGCAGACATGTTGTGCTCGTTTTCATACTCAACGAACAGAAGGCGTGGATGATCATGCTCGAATGGCTGGATAGCCATGGGCTTTCGATGGACCTCGTGGACGAAGCGTTTCTGGACCCCGCATATCGCCAAGAGAACTTCGCGCACATCCACGAAGTGCTGGAGGTCTTCTTCTTGATGATCGATGCGGAGACGGCCTTCCGTGAAGGCCAGCAGCGCGGTATGCCAATCGGTGCGGTGTACTCCCCGGAGGAGGTGCTCGGAATCGAACACCTCCGCGTCCGTGAGTTCTTCAACGAAGTCGACTTCGCCGATGCCGCGAGCGCCCGAACACCGGGTGCGCCCTATCGGTTCTCGGCGTTTGATGAACGTCCGCCGGCGAGGTCGCCTCGCCTCGGCGAACACACTTCCGAGGTTCTGCCGACCGCGATATCCGTCAACCGTTAA
- a CDS encoding acyl-CoA dehydrogenase family protein: protein MSWNFETDGEFQKELNWIEDFVRDEIEPIDHIVADYGFDLNDPVRKALIPPLQEEVRKRKLWACHLGPNLGGPGYGQVKLALMNEILGKSKCAPIVFGCQAPDSGNAEILAHFGSPRLKEKYLQPLINNEVVSCYSMTEPEGGSDPTGFNTTATRDGDDWVINGSKWFSSHARFAAFNIVLAKTAPDAEPHKRMSMFVVPAGTPGLENVRDVRVFGHHEHKGTHAYLRYNDVRIPSDHLLGGEGDGFAVAQTRLGGGRIHHAMRTVGLVRKALDQMCERALSRHTQGERLADKQMVQEMLADSWIQLEQFRLLVLQTAWKIDKFDDYRVVRRDIAAVKAAMPKVLSDVSGRALQLHGSLGASDEMPFGEMIMESYRMGLADGATEIHKITVAKQTLRGHEAAPGLFPSGHLPALKAAALERFGPIIAEATK, encoded by the coding sequence GTGTCGTGGAACTTCGAAACCGATGGTGAATTTCAGAAAGAACTCAACTGGATTGAGGACTTCGTACGAGACGAGATCGAGCCGATCGACCACATCGTGGCCGACTACGGGTTTGATCTGAATGACCCGGTCCGCAAGGCCCTCATTCCCCCACTGCAAGAAGAGGTCCGCAAGCGAAAGCTCTGGGCCTGTCATCTGGGCCCGAATCTCGGTGGGCCGGGCTACGGTCAGGTCAAGTTAGCTCTGATGAACGAGATTCTAGGCAAGTCGAAGTGTGCCCCAATCGTTTTCGGTTGCCAGGCGCCAGACTCGGGTAATGCCGAGATCCTGGCTCACTTCGGCAGTCCACGTCTGAAAGAGAAGTACCTCCAACCGCTTATCAACAACGAGGTCGTTTCGTGCTACTCGATGACCGAACCCGAGGGCGGTTCCGACCCGACGGGGTTCAACACCACGGCCACACGCGACGGTGACGATTGGGTGATCAACGGTTCGAAATGGTTCTCCTCTCATGCCCGCTTCGCAGCATTCAACATCGTGTTGGCGAAGACGGCACCCGACGCCGAACCCCACAAGCGGATGTCCATGTTCGTGGTACCCGCTGGGACGCCTGGCCTGGAGAACGTACGCGATGTGCGCGTGTTCGGACACCACGAGCACAAGGGAACCCACGCCTACCTTCGCTACAACGATGTTCGAATCCCCAGCGACCACTTGCTCGGCGGCGAAGGTGACGGGTTCGCGGTAGCGCAAACCCGCCTGGGCGGTGGCCGCATCCACCACGCGATGCGGACCGTGGGTCTCGTTCGGAAGGCTCTGGACCAGATGTGCGAGCGAGCACTGTCCCGGCACACCCAGGGAGAACGTCTCGCCGACAAGCAAATGGTCCAGGAGATGCTGGCGGACTCCTGGATTCAGCTCGAGCAGTTTCGCCTGCTGGTCCTGCAGACCGCATGGAAAATCGACAAGTTCGATGACTATCGCGTCGTGCGTCGTGACATCGCAGCCGTCAAGGCAGCCATGCCCAAGGTGTTGTCCGACGTCAGCGGCCGCGCTCTTCAACTCCACGGATCGCTGGGGGCCTCCGACGAGATGCCCTTCGGCGAGATGATCATGGAGTCCTACCGAATGGGTCTGGCCGACGGCGCCACCGAGATCCACAAGATCACAGTCGCCAAGCAGACGCTTCGCGGCCATGAGGCCGCACCCGGCCTGTTCCCGTCCGGTCATTTACCGGCACTCAAGGCCGCCGCCCTCGAGCGATTCGGCCCGATCATCGCGGAGGCGACAAAATGA
- a CDS encoding aldehyde dehydrogenase family protein, producing the protein MYQRDEFYIDGKWTASQGTENLTINNSATQEPIGVVALGSSADAGDAVDAAARAQPAWAALSPDERAGYLSAVSEQLNARMPELVELFCQEVGIIRPQAEAFQGLAASLYSSYGERARAFEWTQQLEHSTLAFEPIGVVGAMTPWNFPLLLMSIKVAPALAAGNTIVLKPAEIAPLTGYLLAEAIDAAALPAGVFNLVVGTGAEVGEALVTNPMVDMVSFVGSTAVGKRISALASDTVKRVSLELGGKSALVALDDADLDAVIRAGMDSVTTANGQGCGCLTRVIVPRGQLEEAVGFAEKYLADIKVGDPLDSGSTVGPMASEAHRKRVEGYIETGIAEGARLVGGGTGRPDGVQAGNFVRPTVFVVEDSKATIAQEEIFGPVQVIIPHDGESDAIRIANDSVYGLAGAVYGEDIVRAERVARALRTGKVDINSVTFDPDAPFGGYRQSGNGKMYGQQGFEEFLEIKSLSKLP; encoded by the coding sequence ATGTATCAGCGAGACGAGTTCTACATCGACGGGAAATGGACCGCATCTCAGGGGACCGAGAATCTGACGATCAACAACTCGGCGACGCAGGAACCCATCGGAGTGGTGGCGCTGGGATCTTCGGCCGACGCCGGCGACGCTGTCGATGCTGCGGCCCGTGCCCAACCGGCCTGGGCCGCGTTGAGTCCGGACGAGCGTGCCGGTTACCTGTCGGCTGTGTCCGAACAACTCAACGCGCGGATGCCCGAACTCGTCGAGCTGTTCTGCCAGGAGGTCGGAATCATCCGCCCACAGGCCGAGGCCTTCCAAGGGCTGGCGGCGAGTCTCTACTCCAGCTACGGCGAGCGGGCAAGAGCGTTCGAATGGACACAGCAGCTCGAGCACTCGACGCTGGCGTTCGAACCGATCGGCGTCGTCGGTGCGATGACGCCGTGGAATTTCCCTTTGCTACTCATGTCGATCAAGGTGGCCCCGGCGCTTGCCGCCGGTAACACAATCGTTCTCAAGCCGGCCGAGATCGCACCCCTCACGGGGTACCTGCTCGCCGAGGCAATCGACGCGGCCGCCCTGCCGGCGGGAGTGTTCAATCTTGTCGTGGGTACCGGCGCCGAAGTAGGCGAAGCGCTCGTCACCAACCCGATGGTCGACATGGTCTCCTTCGTCGGATCGACCGCGGTGGGCAAGCGGATCAGTGCCCTCGCATCAGACACTGTCAAACGGGTCTCCCTCGAACTCGGCGGCAAATCGGCACTCGTCGCGCTCGACGATGCAGATCTCGACGCTGTGATCCGTGCCGGAATGGACTCGGTCACTACGGCCAATGGCCAAGGATGCGGCTGCCTCACCAGGGTGATCGTCCCGCGCGGGCAGCTCGAGGAAGCGGTGGGATTCGCCGAGAAATACCTAGCCGACATCAAGGTCGGTGATCCGCTCGACTCCGGATCGACTGTCGGACCGATGGCCTCGGAAGCTCACCGCAAGCGCGTCGAAGGCTATATCGAGACCGGAATCGCCGAGGGCGCTCGTCTCGTCGGCGGCGGGACCGGCCGTCCCGACGGAGTCCAAGCCGGAAATTTCGTGCGACCTACAGTGTTCGTGGTGGAAGACTCGAAAGCGACCATCGCGCAGGAAGAGATCTTCGGACCGGTTCAGGTGATCATTCCCCACGATGGTGAGTCAGACGCGATCCGCATCGCCAACGACTCTGTCTACGGGTTGGCGGGCGCCGTCTACGGTGAGGACATCGTCCGCGCCGAACGTGTGGCTCGGGCGCTCCGTACAGGCAAGGTCGACATCAATAGCGTCACCTTCGACCCGGACGCGCCCTTCGGCGGATATCGCCAATCAGGCAATGGAAAAATGTACGGACAGCAGGGATTCGAGGAGTTCCTTGAAATCAAGTCGCTGTCAAAGCTCCCCTGA
- a CDS encoding class I adenylate-forming enzyme family protein, producing MPLGMILEMAASAYGPREALTDANGERTSFEQWHRRASQGASWLVDRGTTNVAYLGLNGSMLPTVMFSCALAGVPFTPLNFRLSDEQLRDHLEALGSPLLISDPRYLAKFGSRDQAIGSDEWLHQITEMNPLLDKQIEDDATAVVLFTSGTTSRPKGVRLRHENLVNYVLQTVEFGSADESDATLTTVPPYHVAAIGAVISNLYAGRRVVYLPDFRADEWLRVARDEAVTNAMVVPTMLSRIVDELGDQDAELPQLRGLAYGGAKVSQRVLKKALQKFPTADFVNAYGLTETSSTIALLGPQDHRDALQSGDPDALARLGSVGRPVPGIEVEIRDTDDNPLPTGTQGLIWVRGPQVSGEYTEQGSVLDDSGWFPTKDGGYLDKAGYLFVLGRLDDTIIRGGENIAPHEIESVLLDHNEVREAAVVGVSDDEWGQRIVAVVVLTEAARTTEEELTDFVRTRLRSSKTPDQFILATELPYSATGKLLRRELVNNLTTTPSVH from the coding sequence ATGCCCCTGGGAATGATCTTGGAGATGGCCGCAAGCGCCTACGGCCCCCGAGAGGCCCTCACCGATGCGAATGGCGAGCGAACGTCCTTCGAGCAATGGCACCGGCGCGCAAGCCAAGGCGCCTCGTGGTTGGTGGACCGAGGCACTACTAACGTCGCCTACCTGGGGCTGAATGGTTCAATGCTGCCCACGGTGATGTTTTCGTGCGCGCTCGCGGGCGTCCCGTTCACGCCCCTCAATTTCCGCCTCTCCGACGAACAACTTCGTGATCATCTCGAAGCGCTCGGAAGTCCCCTGCTCATATCCGACCCCCGCTATCTGGCGAAGTTCGGTTCGCGAGACCAGGCGATCGGTTCCGACGAGTGGTTGCACCAGATCACCGAAATGAATCCACTCCTGGACAAGCAGATCGAAGACGACGCAACCGCCGTTGTGCTGTTCACGAGTGGAACCACCTCAAGGCCCAAAGGCGTGCGGCTCCGTCACGAGAACCTCGTCAACTACGTTCTGCAGACTGTCGAGTTCGGATCGGCCGACGAGAGCGACGCAACCCTGACCACCGTCCCCCCGTACCACGTGGCCGCGATCGGCGCCGTGATCAGCAATCTCTATGCAGGCCGCCGCGTGGTATACCTTCCCGATTTCCGCGCCGACGAATGGCTGCGGGTCGCTCGAGACGAGGCCGTCACAAATGCCATGGTCGTTCCGACGATGCTCAGCCGGATCGTCGACGAGCTCGGAGACCAGGATGCAGAGCTACCACAGCTGAGAGGACTTGCCTACGGCGGCGCGAAGGTGTCGCAGCGAGTCCTGAAGAAGGCGCTGCAGAAGTTCCCCACAGCCGACTTCGTGAACGCATACGGCCTGACGGAGACGAGTTCGACAATCGCGCTGCTCGGCCCCCAAGACCACCGCGACGCCCTCCAGAGCGGCGATCCCGACGCCCTTGCCCGACTCGGGTCGGTCGGTCGTCCGGTGCCGGGGATCGAGGTCGAGATCCGCGACACCGACGACAACCCACTACCCACAGGTACCCAGGGGTTGATCTGGGTACGCGGACCTCAGGTATCCGGCGAATATACCGAGCAGGGGTCAGTTCTCGACGACAGTGGGTGGTTCCCGACGAAGGACGGCGGATACCTTGACAAGGCCGGATACCTCTTCGTCCTGGGTAGGCTGGACGACACAATCATCAGGGGCGGCGAGAATATCGCCCCACACGAGATCGAGTCGGTCCTCCTCGACCACAACGAAGTTCGGGAAGCAGCCGTTGTGGGAGTCTCTGACGACGAGTGGGGTCAGCGGATAGTCGCCGTGGTCGTCCTCACGGAAGCTGCGCGGACCACCGAGGAAGAGCTCACCGACTTCGTCCGAACCCGACTCCGCAGCTCGAAAACCCCCGACCAGTTCATCCTCGCGACCGAACTCCCCTATAGCGCGACGGGGAAACTCTTGCGCCGAGAACTGGTCAACAATCTCACGACCACACCCTCAGTTCACTGA
- a CDS encoding SDR family NAD(P)-dependent oxidoreductase — protein MTDPALPNFSLEGKVALITGGSRGLGQAMSRGFAAAGAEVIVASRKAENCEKLASELTEKYGRRALGVGCHVGKWDDLKNLADVAYAEFGRVDVLVNNAGVSVPYESLESITEQLYDKTLDVNLKSVFRLSTLIAKRMSDGDGGSILNISSIGAIHPTPIAMPYVAAKAGVLNMTQSLARAYGPKVRVNCIMAGRFRTDISKAWDMDQVLEEVKGTTLQRLGEPEDVVGAALFFASDASSYVSAASLKVDGGEVYP, from the coding sequence ATGACAGATCCAGCACTTCCGAACTTCTCACTCGAGGGAAAGGTCGCACTGATCACCGGCGGCAGCAGAGGACTGGGTCAGGCCATGTCGCGCGGGTTCGCGGCGGCAGGGGCAGAGGTGATCGTGGCGAGCCGGAAGGCGGAGAACTGCGAAAAGCTGGCGAGCGAATTGACAGAGAAGTACGGACGTCGTGCACTGGGAGTCGGCTGCCACGTCGGCAAGTGGGACGACCTCAAGAACCTCGCCGACGTCGCGTACGCAGAGTTCGGCAGAGTCGATGTCCTTGTCAACAACGCCGGTGTGTCAGTGCCTTACGAATCGCTCGAGTCCATCACCGAGCAACTCTACGACAAGACACTGGACGTGAACCTCAAGAGCGTGTTCCGGCTCAGCACCTTGATTGCCAAACGAATGTCTGACGGTGATGGCGGGTCGATACTGAACATCAGTTCCATCGGTGCCATCCATCCGACGCCGATCGCGATGCCATACGTAGCAGCGAAAGCTGGGGTACTGAACATGACGCAGTCCCTGGCCCGGGCCTACGGGCCGAAGGTGCGTGTCAACTGCATCATGGCCGGAAGGTTCCGTACAGACATCAGCAAGGCCTGGGACATGGACCAAGTTCTCGAGGAAGTCAAGGGCACCACGCTGCAACGTCTCGGTGAACCAGAAGACGTGGTCGGCGCGGCGCTCTTCTTCGCAAGCGACGCATCCTCGTACGTGAGTGCAGCCAGCTTGAAGGTCGATGGGGGCGAAGTCTATCCGTGA
- a CDS encoding SRPBCC family protein: MASIYKSADLSVTPEQAWDFIDRFTRSEVHVFSGASAERQEGDYRVVTDLEGNEVWELGVAVDPEHRRATYTVPNLFGATFHAASMQIFETDGAGCRLVWITDVLPNSFAEEYGEFYVGLFDDLVTAVEKSVL; the protein is encoded by the coding sequence ATGGCGTCAATCTACAAGTCAGCCGATCTGTCGGTAACTCCCGAGCAGGCGTGGGACTTCATCGATAGGTTCACCAGGTCCGAGGTCCACGTGTTCTCCGGAGCTTCCGCCGAACGCCAAGAGGGTGACTACCGAGTCGTGACGGACTTGGAAGGCAACGAGGTCTGGGAACTGGGCGTTGCGGTCGACCCTGAGCACCGCCGCGCGACCTATACGGTTCCTAATCTGTTCGGCGCTACCTTCCACGCCGCCTCGATGCAGATATTCGAAACTGACGGCGCCGGATGCAGACTCGTATGGATCACGGACGTCCTGCCGAATTCCTTCGCCGAAGAGTACGGCGAGTTCTACGTGGGTTTGTTCGATGATCTTGTGACCGCGGTCGAAAAGAGTGTCCTGTGA
- a CDS encoding alcohol dehydrogenase catalytic domain-containing protein, translated as MCHSDVSAVDDPAWLGYFPRRPIVLGHEPAGVISKLGVGVTDWAIGDRVGASVTRFTVISVATFQPTIVRANTSITKAVYAQPDLVPQ; from the coding sequence TTGTGTCATTCGGATGTCTCGGCCGTCGACGACCCAGCGTGGTTGGGCTACTTCCCGCGACGGCCCATCGTGCTCGGGCACGAACCGGCTGGCGTGATCTCGAAGTTGGGTGTTGGGGTCACGGATTGGGCGATCGGAGACCGGGTCGGTGCATCTGTCACCAGGTTCACCGTCATCTCCGTGGCCACCTTCCAGCCAACAATCGTGCGGGCAAACACATCGATCACGAAAGCCGTATACGCCCAACCTGATTTGGTGCCACAGTAG
- a CDS encoding thiolase family protein gives MGSLSRDVAIVGVGFSPFSRRGLDDPRKLAYLSCTGALADAGLLADDIDGMYHYRFEDDIPTHDVARMLGMSDLAVWGDLSPSTGPSGLVSATEAIMAVASGAAETVLALRCMTRSTGYAGAVSTDSAPVRGAEQYLAPYGWAGVLMGIGMRKRRRLAELGGSEEDYGHVVLNARKWAALNPQAVLREQITMDDYMNGRMIADPLRVFDCDYPVNGSVAVIVTTAERARDLQQTPVLVDAIAYSNGGNPDTRWIFGDDFLYGGAKLCSDRLWSRSQFTAADVDTAQLYDGFTYLTIAWAEALGLCGDGEFGDWIDSGKTIGPGGKMPMNTSGGHIAEGRVHGLQFLAEAVVQLRGQAGERQVPGAKVAAVTNAGGPQNVAMVVNVA, from the coding sequence ATGGGTTCTCTCTCGCGTGATGTTGCGATTGTCGGCGTGGGCTTTTCGCCCTTCAGTCGTCGAGGGCTCGACGACCCGAGAAAGCTGGCATACCTGTCGTGCACAGGGGCACTGGCAGATGCCGGCCTGCTCGCCGACGATATCGACGGCATGTACCACTATCGTTTCGAAGACGACATACCGACGCACGACGTCGCGCGAATGCTCGGCATGAGCGACCTGGCGGTGTGGGGTGATCTGTCGCCCAGTACGGGGCCCTCGGGGCTTGTCAGCGCGACAGAAGCAATCATGGCGGTTGCGTCCGGTGCCGCCGAGACCGTCCTCGCGCTGCGTTGTATGACCCGGTCGACCGGCTACGCCGGAGCGGTCTCCACCGACAGTGCTCCCGTTCGTGGTGCCGAGCAATATCTTGCGCCGTACGGCTGGGCAGGTGTCCTGATGGGCATCGGAATGCGGAAGCGGCGCCGTTTAGCCGAACTCGGCGGTAGTGAGGAGGATTACGGTCACGTTGTCCTGAACGCGCGAAAGTGGGCCGCACTCAATCCGCAGGCTGTGCTGCGCGAGCAGATCACGATGGACGACTACATGAACGGCCGGATGATCGCTGACCCGCTGAGGGTGTTCGACTGCGACTACCCGGTCAACGGGTCGGTCGCGGTGATCGTCACCACGGCAGAACGTGCCAGAGATCTGCAGCAGACGCCTGTGCTCGTTGACGCGATCGCGTATTCGAACGGGGGCAATCCGGATACCCGGTGGATCTTCGGCGACGACTTCTTGTATGGCGGCGCCAAGTTGTGTTCGGACCGACTCTGGTCGCGGTCTCAGTTCACGGCAGCAGATGTCGACACGGCCCAGCTCTATGACGGATTCACCTACTTGACCATCGCCTGGGCCGAGGCGCTCGGATTGTGCGGCGATGGTGAGTTCGGCGACTGGATCGACAGCGGAAAGACGATCGGCCCCGGCGGGAAGATGCCGATGAACACCAGCGGCGGGCACATCGCGGAGGGCAGAGTCCACGGATTGCAGTTCCTTGCCGAAGCGGTGGTCCAACTTCGTGGGCAGGCAGGGGAGCGACAGGTACCCGGGGCCAAGGTTGCTGCGGTGACGAATGCCGGTGGGCCGCAGAATGTTGCGATGGTCGTCAATGTCGCATGA
- a CDS encoding CaiB/BaiF CoA transferase family protein: MQLRVPETGRSAAARRERGEGPLAGIRIADFCWVGVGALATRFLADFGAEVIKIEDRTRLDLTRRMPIYKGDSSRAMSQEVAGASPNMSGHFNNYNRNKLGVTINMRTEEGRSLVRRLIARSDVVTENFAPGIMERWDLAYDALREIKSSIISARMSGFGHSGPDEFYRSYGPVVQAVGGLTFSSGLPNREPSGWGMSYMDNQAAYNASAAILMALYHRALTGEGTEIDVSALEASVHLIGPALLDAEVNNRTYRDSDFPPGNLLEFSDAAPHGVYPTCEPDRWVAVAVFDDAEWDRFVDALGRPQWAAAPEFADQARRRGAVASLDQKVAEWTGARSGREVAGLLQQHGVRASLVQDAEDVVDRDPQLAHRGVFVEMDHPEIGPAPFEGTPFLADASKPVHWRSSPLLGEDNEYVFKELLQMPSEQFSDLHDSGVI, encoded by the coding sequence GTGCAATTACGTGTGCCGGAAACCGGCCGATCCGCCGCTGCGCGGCGTGAGCGTGGAGAGGGGCCACTCGCGGGGATCCGGATCGCTGACTTTTGCTGGGTGGGAGTCGGAGCCCTCGCGACGCGATTCCTTGCGGACTTCGGCGCCGAGGTCATCAAGATCGAGGATCGCACCAGGCTCGACCTCACCAGGCGGATGCCTATCTACAAGGGCGACTCCAGTCGCGCCATGAGCCAAGAGGTCGCTGGTGCGAGCCCGAACATGAGCGGCCACTTCAACAATTACAACCGCAACAAGCTCGGCGTCACCATCAACATGAGGACCGAGGAGGGGCGTTCGCTGGTGCGACGGTTGATCGCGAGAAGCGATGTTGTGACGGAGAACTTCGCTCCGGGGATCATGGAGCGATGGGATCTCGCCTATGACGCGCTACGGGAGATCAAGTCGTCGATCATCTCAGCCCGAATGAGTGGCTTCGGGCATTCCGGACCCGACGAGTTCTACCGGAGCTATGGTCCGGTTGTGCAAGCTGTTGGTGGACTGACCTTTTCGAGCGGCCTGCCGAATCGGGAACCCTCTGGTTGGGGTATGTCCTATATGGACAACCAGGCGGCGTACAACGCCAGCGCCGCGATACTGATGGCTCTTTATCATCGGGCCCTGACAGGCGAGGGCACGGAGATCGACGTGTCCGCTCTCGAAGCGTCGGTCCATCTGATCGGACCGGCCCTCCTCGATGCGGAAGTGAACAACAGAACCTATCGGGATTCGGATTTCCCGCCTGGGAACCTGTTGGAGTTCTCAGATGCGGCACCACATGGGGTCTACCCGACTTGCGAACCAGACCGCTGGGTTGCGGTCGCGGTCTTCGATGATGCGGAGTGGGACAGGTTTGTCGATGCGCTCGGTCGGCCGCAGTGGGCCGCGGCGCCCGAGTTCGCCGATCAAGCCAGACGACGCGGTGCAGTGGCGAGCCTCGACCAGAAGGTGGCGGAGTGGACGGGGGCCCGCAGTGGCCGCGAAGTGGCAGGTCTTCTTCAACAGCACGGGGTTCGGGCTTCTCTGGTGCAAGACGCCGAGGACGTCGTTGATCGTGATCCTCAGTTGGCTCATCGCGGCGTGTTCGTGGAAATGGACCATCCCGAGATCGGGCCTGCACCGTTCGAAGGGACGCCATTCCTGGCGGATGCGAGCAAACCTGTTCACTGGCGGTCCTCTCCACTGTTGGGCGAGGACAATGAGTACGTTTTCAAGGAGCTGTTGCAGATGCCGTCGGAACAATTTTCCGATCTCCACGATAGTGGGGTGATCTGA